A genomic region of Armatimonadota bacterium contains the following coding sequences:
- the glnA gene encoding type I glutamate--ammonia ligase, with protein sequence MMGKTVQDVLRLVKEKNIQMVDLRFTDVPGVWQHATIPASALDESTFKKGVGFDGSSIRGFQAIQESDMLLLPDPSTAFVDPFLQIPTLVMICDVVDPETRAPYSRDPRYVARKAEAYLRETGIAEVSYWGPEIEFFIFDHVTYEVLPHRMGYCIDSREGIWNTGNDEGKNLGYKIRPKEGYFPTPPSDTFQDIRSEAAMILEQIGIPVEMHHHEVATAGQAEIDMERDSLIRMADKVMIYKYVMRNVARRHGCTVTFMPKPLFGDNGSGMHTHQSLWKDGRNLFYAEGRYAELSDLALHYIAGLLTHVDAVLAFTSPTTNSYKRLVPHYEAPVNVAFSKRNRSACIRIPMYYTGPEAAPSKRIEFRPPDPSCNPYLAFAAMLMAGLDGIRRKLDASPFGPLDVNTYELPPEEAARVKSVPGSLGEVLDALKRDHEFLLEGDVFTRDLIETWIGYKREKELHEVNIRPHPYEFYLYFDV encoded by the coding sequence ATGATGGGAAAGACGGTACAGGACGTGTTGAGATTGGTGAAGGAGAAGAACATCCAGATGGTGGACCTCCGCTTCACGGACGTGCCCGGGGTGTGGCAGCACGCCACCATTCCCGCCTCGGCCCTGGACGAATCTACCTTCAAGAAGGGAGTGGGATTTGACGGTAGCAGCATCCGGGGCTTCCAGGCCATTCAGGAGAGCGACATGCTGCTCCTGCCGGACCCCTCCACGGCCTTCGTGGACCCCTTCCTGCAGATCCCGACCCTGGTGATGATCTGCGACGTGGTGGATCCCGAAACCCGGGCCCCCTACAGCCGGGATCCCCGGTACGTGGCCAGGAAGGCGGAGGCGTACCTCAGGGAAACGGGGATCGCGGAGGTAAGCTACTGGGGACCGGAGATCGAGTTCTTCATCTTCGACCACGTGACCTACGAGGTGCTCCCGCACCGCATGGGCTACTGCATCGACAGCCGGGAGGGGATCTGGAACACGGGGAACGACGAGGGGAAGAACCTGGGGTACAAGATCCGGCCCAAGGAGGGCTACTTCCCCACTCCCCCCAGCGACACCTTCCAGGACATCCGCAGCGAGGCGGCCATGATCCTGGAGCAGATCGGCATTCCCGTGGAGATGCACCACCACGAGGTGGCCACCGCAGGCCAGGCGGAGATCGACATGGAGCGGGACAGCCTGATCCGGATGGCGGACAAGGTGATGATCTACAAGTACGTGATGCGCAACGTGGCCCGTCGGCACGGCTGCACCGTCACCTTCATGCCCAAGCCCCTGTTCGGGGATAATGGGAGCGGCATGCACACCCACCAGAGCCTGTGGAAGGACGGCCGCAACCTCTTCTACGCGGAAGGGCGGTACGCGGAGCTCAGCGACCTGGCCCTTCACTACATCGCGGGCCTGCTGACCCACGTGGACGCGGTGCTGGCCTTCACCAGTCCCACCACGAACTCCTACAAGCGCCTGGTGCCCCACTACGAGGCTCCGGTGAACGTGGCCTTCAGCAAGCGGAACCGCAGCGCCTGCATCCGCATCCCCATGTACTACACGGGGCCGGAAGCGGCACCCAGCAAGCGCATCGAGTTCCGGCCCCCGGATCCCAGCTGCAACCCGTACCTGGCGTTTGCGGCTATGCTCATGGCAGGACTGGACGGAATCCGGCGTAAGCTGGATGCCTCCCCCTTCGGCCCCCTGGACGTGAACACCTATGAACTCCCGCCGGAGGAGGCGGCCCGGGTGAAGAGTGTGCCGGGCTCGCTCGGGGAGGTCCTCGACGCCCTGAAGCGGGATCACGAGTTCCTCCTGGAGGGAGACGTGTTCACTCGGGACCTGATTGAGACCTGGATCGGCTACAAGCGGGAGAAGGAGCTGCACGAGGTGAACATCCGGCCGCATCCCTACGAGTTCTACCTGTACTTCGACGTGTGA
- a CDS encoding ammonium transporter, translating to MRRVVGILVLLMLCAVLPAWGADPSGAETIKQKPEAAVNFAWTLVAAFLVFFMQAGFALLGAGLIRSKNTVNYLTKSYMDFSIAALSYWAFGFALMFGGSQLSSGLEHGNAWIGLSGFFLSGAAYDVTTILYWFFQMVFAATAATIVAGAMAERTKITAYLAYSFIVSAVIYPIYGHWVWGGGWLANLPFGVGARDFAGSGVVHAVGGLLGLVGAAMVGPRLGKYNPDGTPNPIPGHNMTYVVIGTFILFFGWFGFNPGSTLAATDLRISVIAVNTFLAGAAGAVVALYASLVRTGKADITMACNGALAGLVGITAPCAYVPTWAAVVIGAIAALVMMWSLGFVERTLKVDDPVGAVSVHAAGGLWGLLAVGIFADGTYGGVRGLIVGEVGQLIAQLISMGVVTAWSLITGYLMFALIRSTIGLRASREEELQGLDLPEHGTPAYVLESTLVPAGGA from the coding sequence ATGCGACGGGTTGTGGGGATCCTGGTCCTCCTGATGCTGTGTGCGGTCCTGCCTGCGTGGGGCGCGGATCCCAGCGGGGCAGAGACCATCAAGCAGAAGCCGGAAGCCGCGGTGAACTTCGCCTGGACCCTCGTGGCGGCGTTCCTGGTGTTCTTCATGCAGGCGGGATTCGCCCTGCTGGGCGCTGGGCTCATCCGATCCAAGAACACCGTGAACTACCTGACGAAGAGTTACATGGACTTCAGCATCGCCGCCCTCTCCTACTGGGCGTTCGGATTTGCCCTCATGTTCGGAGGTAGCCAGCTCAGCAGCGGCCTGGAACACGGGAATGCGTGGATCGGACTCTCCGGGTTCTTCCTGAGCGGGGCAGCCTACGACGTCACCACCATCCTGTACTGGTTCTTCCAGATGGTCTTCGCGGCCACCGCGGCCACCATCGTGGCCGGGGCCATGGCGGAGCGGACGAAGATCACCGCCTACCTGGCCTACAGCTTCATCGTGTCCGCGGTGATCTACCCCATCTACGGGCACTGGGTGTGGGGGGGCGGGTGGCTGGCGAACCTGCCGTTCGGGGTGGGAGCCCGGGACTTCGCGGGTTCTGGGGTAGTCCACGCGGTCGGGGGGCTGCTGGGGCTCGTGGGCGCTGCCATGGTTGGCCCCCGCCTCGGCAAGTACAACCCGGATGGCACCCCGAATCCCATCCCTGGCCACAACATGACCTACGTGGTGATCGGAACCTTCATCCTGTTCTTCGGGTGGTTCGGCTTTAATCCCGGCAGCACCCTGGCCGCCACGGACCTGCGCATCTCCGTCATCGCGGTGAACACCTTCCTGGCGGGCGCCGCGGGTGCGGTGGTGGCCCTGTACGCGAGCCTGGTGCGCACAGGGAAGGCGGACATCACCATGGCGTGCAACGGCGCGCTGGCAGGGCTCGTGGGGATCACCGCGCCGTGTGCCTACGTGCCCACCTGGGCGGCGGTGGTGATCGGGGCCATCGCGGCCCTCGTGATGATGTGGAGTCTCGGGTTCGTGGAGCGGACCCTCAAGGTGGACGACCCCGTGGGCGCGGTCTCCGTGCACGCGGCCGGAGGTCTGTGGGGGCTGCTGGCCGTGGGGATCTTCGCGGACGGCACGTACGGAGGCGTACGGGGCCTCATCGTCGGGGAAGTGGGGCAGCTCATAGCCCAACTGATCAGCATGGGGGTGGTCACCGCATGGTCGCTGATCACGGGATACCTGATGTTCGCTCTGATCCGCAGCACCATCGGTCTCCGGGCCTCGCGGGAGGAGGAGCTGCAGGGGCTCGACCTGCCGGAGCACGGCACGCCCGCGTACGTCCTGGAGTCCACCCTGGTGCCCGCGGGGGGAGCATGA
- a CDS encoding PilT/PilU family type 4a pilus ATPase — protein MDVHDLLREMVERDASDLYVKVGSPPTFRVHGELQPGSWDRVTPEMSRALADQLLDEEQRRQLRTEQNVDLAYSFPGVGRFRINVYQQRGSIAFVARRVRMDIPSFQQLGLPEILAELVMRPRGLVFVTGPTGSGKSTTLAAMIDYRNRHASGHIITIEDPIEFLHPDRRSLVSQREVATDTPSFHHALRGALRQAPDVLLIGEMRDRESADAALYFAETGHLVLSTLHSINASQTLERLLAFFPMDQAQEVLHRISLTLEGIVSQRLVPRSDGQGRVVAVEVMVATPRIRELIRRGDFAGIRAAIQAGSGEGMQTFDQALYTLYRKGLISLEDALRAADSPNDLRLRIRGLA, from the coding sequence ATGGACGTGCATGACCTCCTGCGGGAGATGGTGGAGCGGGACGCCAGCGACCTCTACGTAAAGGTGGGTTCCCCGCCCACCTTCCGGGTGCACGGGGAGCTCCAGCCGGGGTCGTGGGATCGGGTGACTCCGGAGATGAGCCGGGCCCTGGCGGATCAACTGTTGGACGAGGAGCAGCGCCGGCAGCTGCGCACGGAGCAGAACGTGGACCTAGCCTACAGTTTCCCCGGGGTGGGTCGGTTCCGGATCAACGTCTACCAGCAGCGGGGGTCCATCGCCTTCGTGGCACGCCGGGTGCGCATGGACATCCCCTCCTTCCAGCAGCTGGGTCTCCCGGAGATCCTGGCGGAGCTCGTGATGCGACCGAGGGGACTCGTGTTCGTCACCGGCCCCACGGGCTCCGGGAAGAGCACCACCCTCGCGGCCATGATCGATTACCGGAACCGTCACGCCTCCGGCCACATCATCACCATCGAGGATCCCATCGAGTTCCTGCACCCCGACAGGCGCAGCCTGGTGAGCCAGCGGGAAGTCGCTACGGACACCCCGAGCTTCCACCACGCCCTGCGGGGAGCCCTACGCCAGGCCCCCGACGTCCTCCTCATCGGGGAGATGCGGGACCGGGAATCCGCGGACGCGGCCCTGTACTTCGCGGAAACCGGGCACCTGGTGCTCAGCACCTTGCACTCCATCAATGCGAGCCAAACCCTGGAGCGACTCCTGGCCTTCTTCCCCATGGACCAAGCGCAGGAGGTGCTGCACCGCATCTCCCTCACCCTGGAGGGCATCGTCAGCCAGCGCCTGGTGCCCCGATCGGATGGGCAGGGTCGGGTGGTGGCCGTGGAGGTGATGGTGGCCACGCCCCGCATCCGGGAGCTCATCCGGCGTGGGGACTTCGCGGGGATCAGGGCGGCCATCCAGGCGGGGAGCGGGGAGGGAATGCAGACCTTTGACCAGGCCCTGTACACGCTCTACCGCAAGGGGCTGATCTCCCTGGAGGACGCCCTCCGGGCCGCGGATTCCCCCAACGATCTGCGCCTGCGCATCCGGGGCCTGGCATAG
- a CDS encoding type IV pilus twitching motility protein PilT: protein MDITDLLILARERDASDLHLTVGSPPRLRVRGELVDVEGWPPLTQEDLHAMLYDVLTDAQKARFEEHLDLDFALELQNLGRFRVNVFRQRTGEGAAFRVIPSRIRSLEELGLPPVLRDLALREHGLIVVTGPAGSGKSTTLAAMVDLINATRRVHIITIEDPIEFVHLHKKALINQREVGVHAKSFSAALRAALREDPDVILVGEMRDLETIALALTAAETGHLVLATLHTSSAAQTINRIIDVFPSHQQEQIRVQLAETLVAVIAQILLPTADGLGRVPAVEVMVATPAVRNLIRESKVHQIPSVIQTGLKDGMQSMDQSLRHLVKTGKITPEVAVRWATEKQAFARPGLGGAGSVQSAWK, encoded by the coding sequence GTGGACATTACGGATCTTCTGATCCTGGCACGGGAACGGGACGCCTCCGACCTCCACCTCACGGTGGGGAGTCCCCCGCGCCTGCGGGTGCGGGGGGAGCTGGTGGACGTGGAGGGGTGGCCGCCCCTCACCCAGGAGGACCTCCACGCCATGCTCTACGACGTCCTCACGGACGCCCAGAAGGCCAGATTTGAGGAGCACCTGGACCTGGATTTCGCCCTGGAGCTGCAGAATCTCGGCCGGTTCCGGGTGAACGTCTTCCGCCAACGCACGGGCGAGGGGGCGGCCTTCCGGGTGATCCCCTCCCGGATTCGATCCCTGGAGGAGCTGGGGCTTCCTCCGGTGCTGCGCGATCTCGCGCTGCGGGAGCACGGCCTCATCGTGGTCACCGGGCCCGCGGGCAGTGGCAAGAGCACTACCCTGGCGGCCATGGTGGACCTCATCAACGCAACCCGCCGGGTGCACATCATCACCATCGAGGACCCCATCGAGTTCGTGCACCTCCACAAGAAGGCCCTCATCAACCAGCGGGAGGTGGGGGTGCACGCGAAGTCCTTCAGCGCGGCACTCCGTGCGGCCCTGCGGGAGGACCCGGACGTGATCCTGGTGGGCGAGATGCGGGATCTGGAGACCATCGCCCTGGCCCTCACCGCGGCGGAGACCGGACACCTGGTCCTGGCCACCCTCCACACCAGCAGCGCGGCCCAGACCATCAATCGGATCATCGACGTCTTCCCCAGTCATCAGCAAGAGCAGATCCGGGTACAGCTGGCGGAGACCCTGGTGGCGGTCATCGCCCAGATCCTGCTCCCCACCGCGGACGGCCTCGGTCGAGTTCCCGCGGTGGAGGTGATGGTGGCGACCCCCGCGGTCCGCAACCTCATCCGGGAGAGCAAGGTGCACCAAATCCCCTCCGTGATCCAGACGGGCCTCAAGGACGGGATGCAGAGCATGGACCAGAGCCTGCGGCACCTGGTGAAGACCGGAAAGATCACGCCCGAGGTGGCCGTGCGGTGGGCCACGGAAAAGCAGGCCTTCGCCCGGCCGGGCCTGGGCGGAGCGGGTTCGGTCCAGAGCGCCTGGAAGTAG
- a CDS encoding AI-2E family transporter encodes MQRAEVAVHALIVTLVVAATYGVLWLLVRLADILVLFLVSAILAAGLAPTVGTLERTRLPGGRPLGKGPALLLVVVLILAALVLMLTILLTPVVQQFSALLAHLPEYVQEAEEWLAQLRARFPWVPDASRWLSRLPQELQNFVQYFGTAAQVFGRFVSGLFTVTTVLVIVIYMLLEGPRLKRGFLRLWPVERRPLVTLVLDRIAQRFSGWLRGTFVLALSIFAIDTVGLILIGIPYPFLLGLVAGLTELIPVVGPFLGAIPAVVVALFQPTWKLVAVIVLYVLAQQIEQNVLVPRVMSRAVGLSPILAIFAVLVGGALMGIVGVLLSIPVAAALQVILGELVPAVLPHARSDIHLSPETPVPEVPVPENPAGCRELPQTPTVEGRRDPCP; translated from the coding sequence ATGCAGCGAGCCGAGGTCGCCGTCCACGCCCTCATCGTCACCCTGGTGGTGGCCGCCACCTACGGGGTGCTGTGGCTGCTGGTGCGTCTTGCGGACATCCTCGTGCTCTTCCTCGTCTCCGCCATCCTGGCCGCGGGCCTCGCGCCCACGGTGGGCACCCTGGAGCGGACCCGGCTCCCGGGCGGCCGACCTCTGGGCAAGGGGCCCGCCCTCCTCCTGGTGGTGGTGCTCATCCTCGCGGCCCTGGTGCTCATGCTCACCATCCTCCTCACGCCCGTGGTGCAGCAATTCAGCGCTCTCCTGGCCCACCTGCCGGAGTACGTGCAGGAGGCGGAGGAGTGGCTCGCGCAGCTGCGGGCACGGTTTCCATGGGTGCCGGACGCGAGCCGGTGGCTCAGCCGGCTCCCCCAGGAGCTGCAGAACTTCGTTCAGTACTTCGGCACCGCGGCTCAGGTCTTCGGCCGGTTCGTAAGCGGGCTCTTCACCGTCACCACAGTCCTGGTGATCGTGATCTACATGCTCCTCGAGGGGCCCCGGCTGAAGCGGGGGTTTCTGCGCCTGTGGCCCGTAGAGCGCCGGCCGCTTGTGACCCTGGTCCTGGACCGCATCGCCCAGAGGTTCAGCGGGTGGCTGCGTGGGACCTTCGTGCTGGCCCTTTCCATCTTCGCCATCGACACGGTGGGTCTCATCCTCATCGGGATCCCCTACCCGTTTCTTCTGGGGCTCGTGGCAGGACTCACGGAGCTCATCCCGGTGGTGGGCCCGTTCCTGGGTGCCATCCCCGCGGTGGTGGTGGCTCTGTTCCAGCCCACGTGGAAGCTGGTGGCGGTGATCGTCCTCTACGTTCTCGCCCAGCAGATCGAACAGAACGTCCTCGTGCCGCGGGTGATGAGCCGGGCAGTGGGATTGTCCCCTATCCTGGCCATCTTCGCGGTGCTCGTGGGCGGGGCACTCATGGGGATCGTGGGCGTGTTGCTCTCCATCCCCGTGGCGGCGGCCCTCCAGGTGATCCTGGGGGAGCTGGTGCCCGCGGTCCTCCCGCACGCGCGGTCGGACATCCACCTCTCCCCGGAGACCCCCGTCCCGGAGGTACCGGTTCCGGAAAATCCCGCAGGGTGTAGGGAACTCCCGCAGACCCCTACGGTAGAGGGGCGGCGGGACCCCTGCCCCTGA
- a CDS encoding PAS domain S-box protein: MFWKKPGPQGRTEELHNPLDLLWDLVPVPLLHVGADGRILRANEAAGRLVGLRAPSLVGFAFRDLVERSSDSRRFFQGLPPHPRGGRLRLRRISGEVVEVEARARRAPDGSAYLVLSEPPGLYGPVPVEWIRGAIADLPVAVGIYDPEGNAVVTNPAWHRLFGIPREQAPGHLLQDGTVFGPVDRPLLEAALRGHVVRLPPRKWTPSDGSTPRMVEVVLAPLRDPRGMIHHLAAFAYDVTGRWRIEESLRESETRYRVLIEGSPDAMFLLEDGLFRFVNRSFVHMFGVSSVEAVHRMGLLALCVEEDRPRLAQYLADRLAQRGREEAVVFRGRRSDGGMITCELRANRVLLEGKPVLMGILRDITHERRMEEALRFQAELLECVHDAIIATDWEGRILYCNRACETLYAWRAEQVVGRRLQDLLRPEGRPFDLDRIRAILQRAGRWRGELQHRREDGRLLWLSATLSVHRNEVGETVGIVGVYRDVTEQKRLEEQLIQAQKMESLGTLAGGIAHDFNNILGSIVGYLGLIKEDLPPEATFRQYLEVVERSALRASELTRQLLGFARRGKFTVQRVQLRTLCEEVLSLFRSTLHERIEIQTRFPEDLPEVEGDPGQLQQVILNLCMNAKDAMPQGGILTLELGEALADDPTSQGPPNLRRYVVLTVRDTGVGMDDYVKSRVFEPFFTTKEPGKGTGLGMAMVYGIVRNHGGFVDLQSQVGKGTTVQVYLPVPVEWQPQPQEEEATGVAEGSGELILVVDDEEPLCNLLREVLTRRGYRVLVARSGEEALELYQQWRDEVDLVILDMIMPGMSGQEVFEALLSLNPQARVLLSSGYTQEGAAGELLRKGARGFLQKPYLIPELTAKVREVLEQKDG, encoded by the coding sequence ATGTTCTGGAAAAAGCCCGGTCCGCAGGGACGTACAGAGGAGCTCCACAATCCACTGGACCTCCTGTGGGATCTCGTACCCGTTCCCCTCCTGCACGTAGGGGCGGATGGGCGGATCCTGCGGGCGAACGAGGCGGCCGGCCGCCTGGTAGGCCTCCGGGCTCCTTCCCTGGTGGGGTTTGCGTTCCGGGATCTGGTGGAGCGCTCCAGCGATTCCAGGAGGTTCTTCCAGGGCCTTCCCCCGCACCCGCGGGGGGGCCGCCTCCGCTTGCGGCGGATCAGCGGAGAGGTGGTGGAGGTGGAGGCCCGGGCGAGGAGGGCCCCGGACGGCTCCGCGTACCTGGTGCTCTCCGAACCTCCGGGGCTCTACGGACCGGTCCCGGTGGAGTGGATCCGGGGTGCCATCGCGGATCTGCCCGTGGCGGTAGGGATCTACGACCCAGAGGGCAACGCGGTCGTCACCAATCCCGCGTGGCATCGGCTGTTCGGCATCCCCCGCGAGCAGGCGCCGGGGCATCTGCTCCAGGACGGCACGGTCTTCGGTCCAGTGGACCGGCCGCTGCTGGAAGCGGCGCTGCGGGGGCACGTGGTGCGCCTCCCCCCCCGGAAGTGGACTCCCTCCGACGGAAGCACCCCGCGCATGGTGGAGGTGGTCCTGGCGCCACTCCGGGACCCCCGGGGGATGATACACCACCTCGCCGCCTTCGCCTACGACGTCACCGGCCGCTGGCGGATCGAGGAGAGCCTGCGGGAGTCCGAGACCCGGTACCGGGTGCTCATCGAGGGGTCTCCGGACGCCATGTTCCTGCTGGAAGATGGGCTCTTCCGGTTCGTGAATCGGTCCTTTGTCCACATGTTCGGCGTCTCCTCCGTGGAGGCGGTACACCGGATGGGGCTGCTGGCCCTGTGCGTGGAGGAAGATCGACCCCGGCTGGCCCAGTACCTCGCGGATCGTCTGGCGCAGAGGGGCCGGGAGGAGGCGGTGGTGTTCCGGGGCAGGCGGTCAGACGGGGGCATGATCACGTGCGAGCTGCGGGCGAACCGGGTGCTGCTCGAGGGGAAACCTGTCCTCATGGGGATCCTCCGGGACATCACCCATGAGCGTCGCATGGAAGAGGCCCTCCGGTTCCAGGCGGAACTGTTGGAGTGCGTGCACGACGCCATCATCGCCACGGACTGGGAGGGACGCATTCTGTACTGCAACCGGGCCTGCGAGACGCTCTATGCGTGGCGGGCGGAGCAGGTGGTGGGCCGCCGGCTCCAGGATCTGCTCAGACCGGAGGGCCGTCCCTTTGACCTGGACCGGATCCGGGCCATTCTCCAGCGGGCGGGGCGGTGGCGGGGGGAGCTGCAGCACCGCCGGGAGGACGGACGGCTGCTCTGGCTTTCGGCCACCCTCTCCGTGCACCGAAACGAGGTGGGGGAGACGGTGGGGATCGTGGGCGTGTACCGGGACGTGACGGAGCAGAAGCGCCTGGAGGAGCAGCTCATCCAGGCCCAGAAGATGGAAAGCCTGGGGACCCTGGCGGGCGGAATCGCCCACGACTTCAACAACATCCTCGGATCCATCGTGGGCTACCTCGGCCTCATCAAGGAGGACCTTCCTCCGGAAGCCACCTTCCGTCAGTACCTCGAGGTGGTGGAGCGCAGCGCCCTGCGGGCCAGTGAGCTCACCCGCCAGCTCCTGGGATTCGCCCGCAGGGGGAAGTTCACGGTCCAGCGGGTGCAACTCAGGACCCTCTGCGAGGAGGTGCTGAGCCTGTTCCGGAGCACCCTCCACGAGCGGATCGAGATCCAGACCCGCTTCCCGGAGGATTTGCCCGAGGTGGAGGGAGACCCTGGGCAGCTGCAGCAGGTGATCCTGAACCTGTGCATGAACGCCAAGGACGCCATGCCGCAAGGCGGGATCCTAACGCTGGAGCTCGGGGAGGCCCTCGCGGACGATCCCACCTCCCAGGGGCCTCCGAACCTCCGACGCTACGTGGTGCTCACCGTCCGGGACACCGGGGTGGGCATGGACGACTACGTGAAGAGCCGGGTCTTCGAGCCCTTCTTCACCACCAAGGAGCCCGGGAAGGGCACGGGACTCGGCATGGCCATGGTGTACGGGATCGTGCGCAACCACGGTGGGTTCGTAGACCTCCAGAGCCAGGTGGGCAAGGGGACCACGGTTCAGGTGTACCTGCCCGTACCGGTGGAATGGCAACCCCAACCCCAGGAGGAGGAAGCAACGGGCGTGGCGGAAGGATCCGGAGAACTCATCCTCGTGGTGGACGATGAAGAGCCCCTGTGCAACCTGCTGCGGGAGGTCCTCACCCGCCGCGGCTACCGGGTCCTGGTGGCCCGCAGCGGGGAGGAGGCCCTGGAGCTCTACCAGCAGTGGCGGGACGAGGTGGACCTTGTGATCCTGGACATGATCATGCCCGGGATGAGCGGACAGGAGGTCTTCGAGGCCCTTCTGAGCCTCAACCCTCAGGCCCGCGTGCTCCTCAGCAGCGGCTACACCCAGGAAGGGGCTGCGGGAGAGCTCCTGCGGAAGGGAGCTAGGGGATTCCTGCAGAAGCCTTACCTCATTCCGGAACTCACCGCCAAGGTGCGGGAGGTCCTGGAGCAGAAGGACGGCTGA
- a CDS encoding TGS domain-containing protein: MPANLTPEYLAAEQRFREASTPQEKLEALEEMLRTVPKHKGTEKLQADIKRRIARLRQELQVRRGTARAQPFYHVEREGAGQVVVIGPPNAGKSSLVAALTNAQPEIAPYPISTRAPVPGMMRFEDVQIQLVDTPPVCPEMDEGWLYALIRAADAALFVLDCSDDGILYLEDALRLLPAGRVFLEPEDAPAKEDPSLPRGARKRTLVVANKWDLPRAEENLRVLEELVGDRLPGSPIPVSAVTGYGLEQLPGRIFRMLGVIRVYSKPPGRKPDLSAPFVLPRGATVLDAAEAIHKELAEQLKYARLWGRTYQGQMVRRDHPLEDGDILELHG, encoded by the coding sequence ATGCCGGCCAACCTGACCCCGGAGTACCTGGCCGCGGAGCAGCGGTTCCGGGAAGCCTCCACGCCCCAGGAGAAGCTGGAGGCCCTGGAGGAGATGCTGCGCACCGTCCCCAAGCACAAGGGGACGGAGAAGCTCCAGGCGGACATCAAGCGCCGCATCGCCCGATTGCGGCAAGAGCTGCAGGTCCGCCGGGGGACTGCCCGCGCCCAGCCCTTCTACCACGTGGAGCGGGAGGGCGCGGGGCAGGTGGTCGTCATCGGACCCCCAAACGCGGGCAAGTCGAGCTTGGTGGCGGCCCTCACGAACGCCCAACCCGAGATCGCCCCCTATCCCATCTCCACCCGGGCCCCGGTCCCCGGCATGATGCGGTTCGAGGACGTCCAGATCCAACTGGTGGACACCCCACCCGTCTGCCCGGAGATGGACGAGGGGTGGCTGTACGCCCTCATCCGGGCCGCGGACGCGGCCCTCTTCGTGCTGGACTGCAGCGACGACGGCATCCTGTACCTGGAGGACGCGCTGAGGTTGCTCCCTGCCGGCCGGGTGTTCCTAGAGCCGGAGGACGCGCCCGCGAAGGAGGACCCCTCCCTCCCCCGGGGAGCCCGCAAGCGCACCCTGGTGGTGGCCAATAAGTGGGATCTCCCTCGGGCGGAGGAGAACCTCCGGGTTTTGGAGGAGTTGGTGGGCGATCGCCTTCCCGGCTCTCCCATCCCCGTCTCCGCGGTCACGGGCTATGGCCTAGAGCAGCTGCCTGGCAGGATCTTTCGGATGCTGGGCGTGATCCGGGTCTACAGCAAGCCCCCGGGCCGCAAACCGGACCTCTCTGCTCCCTTTGTCCTCCCGCGGGGTGCTACGGTGCTGGACGCCGCGGAGGCCATCCACAAGGAGCTCGCGGAGCAGCTGAAGTACGCCCGGCTGTGGGGCCGGACGTACCAGGGGCAGATGGTGCGCCGGGATCACCCGCTGGAGGACGGAGACATCCTCGAACTGCACGGCTAG